Proteins encoded in a region of the Nitrospirota bacterium genome:
- a CDS encoding AAA family ATPase, which translates to MVKEKEQLQKLLDAEVFSMTAAARGIGYSTSAISSWMAGKYDGDSEAVRVKIASFLKRHSDRIADREDPIPIIQTSVMKKIHAVARKSHLRRWMCCCYGDAGIGKTKALQAYAKDDQEVILLETVIGLTAKALLSDLSRSVGLDGEGGTHELYTEVVKKLKGSDRLIIIDEAENLAYRSLEYLRRIYDMAQVGVLMVGMPRLITNLRGRRGQYAQLYSRMRLAVEIDKLDGMDVHDIVEKVFPNSNGIWKSFFDASKGNARVLSNLIENSRDMAKLNKISITAEVVKETAKMLIV; encoded by the coding sequence GTGGTCAAGGAAAAAGAACAGCTGCAGAAATTATTGGACGCCGAAGTATTCAGCATGACCGCAGCGGCGCGCGGAATCGGATACTCGACATCCGCCATCAGTTCCTGGATGGCGGGCAAATACGACGGAGACTCGGAAGCCGTCCGGGTCAAGATTGCGAGTTTTTTAAAACGACATTCCGATCGTATCGCGGACCGTGAAGATCCAATCCCGATAATTCAGACCTCGGTCATGAAGAAAATTCATGCGGTCGCCCGGAAAAGTCATCTGCGCAGATGGATGTGCTGCTGCTACGGAGACGCCGGAATAGGAAAAACCAAAGCATTGCAGGCCTATGCCAAGGATGACCAGGAAGTGATCCTTCTCGAGACAGTCATCGGACTCACCGCAAAGGCGCTGCTATCGGACCTCTCCCGCAGCGTCGGCCTGGACGGAGAGGGCGGCACCCACGAACTCTACACCGAGGTCGTGAAAAAGCTGAAAGGCTCCGATCGCCTGATCATCATCGATGAAGCGGAGAATCTCGCATACAGGTCTCTCGAATATCTCCGGAGGATCTACGACATGGCCCAGGTCGGAGTGCTGATGGTCGGCATGCCGCGCCTCATCACCAACCTGCGTGGACGGCGCGGACAGTACGCGCAGCTCTACTCCCGCATGCGGCTGGCCGTGGAGATAGACAAGCTGGACGGCATGGACGTGCATGACATCGTGGAGAAGGTATTCCCGAATAGCAATGGAATATGGAAGTCTTTTTTTGATGCGTCCAAGGGGAATGCCCGCGTGCTCTCAAATCTTATCGAGAACTCACGGGACATGGCGAAGCTCAACAAAATCTCGATCACGGCGGAAGTCGTTAAGGAAACGGCAAAGATGCTGATCGTATAA
- a CDS encoding host-nuclease inhibitor Gam family protein, whose protein sequence is MARLKPKNSITSRAQADAAMSQLNTIDQKLATWDLDEANAIARIREQHQKGQRASGRPGLEAEKALLVKELEAWAEEDMSTWGKRSIETAFGSLGFRVGQPTVTLIKKIAKKWDAALELLTLYHGVYVREIPEIDKAQILADKTAGILDEPRLAESGLAVKQDDEFWIETAASKDLEDAAKKLRAA, encoded by the coding sequence ATGGCACGACTCAAACCAAAGAACAGCATCACCAGCCGCGCCCAGGCCGACGCGGCGATGTCGCAGTTGAACACCATCGATCAGAAGCTGGCTACCTGGGATCTCGATGAGGCAAACGCGATCGCGCGGATCCGCGAGCAGCACCAAAAGGGCCAGAGGGCATCCGGACGCCCCGGCCTCGAGGCGGAGAAGGCCCTGCTCGTCAAGGAACTTGAAGCTTGGGCGGAAGAGGATATGTCCACCTGGGGGAAGCGCTCCATCGAGACGGCCTTCGGATCTCTGGGCTTCCGCGTCGGCCAGCCGACGGTAACGCTCATCAAGAAGATAGCCAAAAAATGGGACGCCGCGCTCGAGCTGCTCACCCTTTATCACGGCGTATATGTGCGCGAGATCCCCGAGATAGACAAAGCCCAGATCCTCGCGGACAAGACGGCGGGTATATTGGATGAGCCGCGGCTCGCCGAGAGCGGCCTGGCCGTGAAGCAGGACGACGAATTCTGGATAGAGACCGCCGCCAGCAAAGACCTCGAGGACGCCGCGAAGAAACTGAGGGCCGCATGA
- a CDS encoding regulatory protein GemA, which translates to MIPATHQDDPSPRPSPSRGEGEKRKDFRAVKLAQLFCDAEDRGIDKNDLRNLIAPGVIGHRLSEATVGEVIEVIRHIGGRVTSSVIPRPSSVENFKDRFSDLGYRDGMATPAQLRKIEAMWMSVSKMPNYTAKQKALKGFLKRITGVEELRFIESWQVQKVIRAIDSMKHS; encoded by the coding sequence GTGATTCCCGCAACTCATCAAGACGACCCCTCACCCCGGCCCTCTCCCTCGAGGGGCGAGGGTGAAAAGCGCAAGGACTTCCGAGCCGTCAAGCTCGCGCAGCTCTTCTGTGATGCGGAGGACCGGGGAATCGACAAGAACGATCTTCGCAACCTCATCGCGCCGGGCGTCATCGGCCACCGGTTGTCCGAGGCCACGGTTGGCGAGGTCATCGAGGTCATTAGACACATTGGAGGCCGCGTCACATCGTCCGTCATCCCTCGTCCGTCGTCCGTCGAGAATTTCAAGGACCGCTTCTCCGACCTTGGTTACCGCGACGGCATGGCCACACCAGCGCAACTTCGGAAGATCGAGGCCATGTGGATGAGCGTCTCAAAGATGCCTAATTACACGGCCAAGCAAAAGGCCTTAAAGGGCTTTTTAAAACGCATTACGGGCGTAGAGGAACTGCGGTTCATAGAGTCCTGGCAGGTGCAGAAAGTCATAAGGGCCATCGATAGTATGAAGCATTCGTAA